The following are from one region of the Blastocatellia bacterium genome:
- a CDS encoding DUF2461 family protein, producing MLFSGFNQKTFLFLKELANNNNKDWFTNNRSTFIKYLDKPLRALITELTPFLIARSPDLETAAKTNKTLSRINKNIFGRPKKGLYNTCYWAAFYRKSFTKQTDLQLFLGISANGLQVGLYCSYRAKNILDNLRNYINNNQLRFLTLLTSLRFPIKIYNKEELLEPLTINIQKDLAQVNQGNCLAILREFTLTDSSIYSSKLLIEIEETFDMLLPLYQQAILEKAEELEIDQVIDFIGDDEIEINYDIEDLKQETYLTTEFIKQIHSLLIHKKQIIFSGPSGTGKTFLAKRFANYFINGKGESKIIQFHPSYSYEDFIEGIRPETLLNNSGQPTLSYQVQDGIFKKFCEQAQNASKDSIFLLIIDEINRGNLTRIFGELLYLLEYRNSTIELPYSKKPFNIPSNLYIIGTMNTADRSTALLDHALRRRFHFVSFNPSIEILSKFLAEYCPDYLWIGELLARLNQQLTKHGINQQYHIGHSHFMSRSINFNELRLIWDFSILPTIEEYFFNQPELLAKYSLAELTRGLVNEKLLSTSRT from the coding sequence ATGCTTTTTTCAGGATTTAACCAAAAAACATTTTTATTTCTTAAAGAACTAGCCAACAATAACAATAAAGATTGGTTTACTAACAACCGATCAACTTTTATTAAATACCTAGATAAACCCTTACGTGCTTTAATTACAGAGCTTACACCATTTTTGATTGCTCGTTCGCCAGATTTAGAAACAGCCGCTAAAACAAATAAAACCTTGTCAAGAATTAATAAAAATATTTTTGGTCGTCCAAAAAAAGGTCTTTATAATACTTGCTACTGGGCAGCGTTTTATCGAAAATCTTTTACCAAACAAACTGATCTACAATTATTTTTAGGTATTTCTGCAAATGGCCTTCAAGTAGGGCTTTATTGCTCATATCGTGCCAAAAATATACTTGATAATCTAAGAAATTATATTAACAATAACCAACTAAGATTTTTAACTTTGCTAACAAGTTTAAGGTTCCCAATAAAAATCTATAACAAAGAAGAATTATTAGAACCTCTAACTATTAACATTCAGAAAGATTTAGCACAAGTTAATCAAGGAAACTGTTTAGCAATACTGCGTGAATTTACTCTTACTGATTCTTCAATATATTCTTCTAAATTACTTATAGAAATAGAAGAAACGTTTGATATGTTGTTGCCACTTTACCAACAAGCTATTTTAGAAAAAGCTGAAGAATTAGAAATTGACCAAGTAATTGATTTTATTGGAGATGATGAAATAGAAATAAACTATGATATTGAAGACTTAAAACAAGAAACTTACCTTACAACAGAATTTATTAAACAAATACATAGTTTACTTATACATAAAAAACAAATTATTTTTTCTGGCCCTTCAGGAACAGGAAAAACCTTTCTAGCCAAACGTTTTGCAAATTATTTCATTAATGGTAAAGGTGAAAGTAAAATCATACAGTTTCATCCATCTTATTCTTATGAAGATTTTATTGAAGGGATCAGACCAGAAACTTTACTTAATAATAGTGGACAGCCTACACTGTCTTATCAAGTTCAAGATGGGATTTTTAAGAAATTTTGTGAGCAAGCTCAAAATGCAAGCAAAGATAGTATTTTTCTACTAATTATTGATGAAATTAACCGAGGTAATTTAACAAGAATTTTTGGAGAACTACTTTATTTACTTGAGTATAGAAATAGTACAATAGAGCTTCCCTACTCTAAAAAACCTTTTAATATTCCTTCTAATCTTTATATTATTGGCACAATGAACACGGCTGATCGTTCTACGGCTCTTTTAGACCACGCCTTGCGCCGACGATTTCACTTTGTTTCTTTTAATCCTAGCATAGAAATATTAAGCAAATTCCTGGCAGAATATTGCCCTGATTACCTATGGATAGGTGAATTATTAGCAAGACTTAACCAGCAATTAACTAAGCATGGAATTAATCAACAATACCATATTGGTCATAGCCATTTTATGTCACGTTCAATTAATTTTAATGAGTTGCGCTTAATCTGGGATTTTTCCATCC
- the sppA gene encoding signal peptide peptidase SppA, whose amino-acid sequence MRIPWFKKKKRQHIAITKIEGIIADGSAASSSREEVIESIKMAEDYEVKALIVRINSPGGTVGASQEIYQALKKVREKGIPVIASFGDVAASGGVYVAMAANKIISNPGTITGSIGVIIKSNNLTELYSKIGVSAEVIKSGEYKDILASYRSLTPEERELLQETIDDTYLQFVEAVAEGRGLSIEQVKQFADGRIFSGRQAKNFKLVDELGDLQTAINVAKQLAGIEGEPKLVHLEPEKSWREIIFGSFSQVAQVVDSWQLSNQLQGIPLWLMPKP is encoded by the coding sequence ATGAGAATACCTTGGTTTAAGAAGAAAAAAAGACAACATATTGCTATTACTAAAATAGAAGGCATTATTGCCGATGGTTCAGCGGCTTCTTCTAGCCGTGAAGAAGTTATAGAGTCTATAAAAATGGCTGAAGACTATGAAGTTAAAGCCTTAATTGTAAGGATTAATAGCCCTGGCGGTACAGTTGGAGCATCACAGGAGATCTATCAAGCACTTAAAAAAGTCAGGGAAAAAGGAATCCCTGTAATAGCTTCTTTTGGTGATGTGGCGGCTTCTGGTGGGGTTTATGTAGCAATGGCAGCTAATAAGATAATATCTAACCCAGGTACAATTACTGGATCTATTGGCGTTATTATTAAATCCAATAATTTGACAGAATTATATAGCAAAATAGGTGTAAGTGCTGAAGTAATAAAATCAGGTGAATATAAAGATATTTTAGCTAGTTATCGTTCTTTAACTCCTGAAGAACGCGAGCTTTTACAAGAAACCATTGACGATACTTATTTACAATTTGTTGAGGCTGTTGCAGAAGGACGAGGGCTTTCTATTGAGCAAGTAAAACAATTTGCTGATGGAAGAATATTTTCAGGTCGTCAAGCAAAAAACTTTAAGTTAGTTGATGAATTAGGCGATCTTCAAACTGCAATTAATGTAGCAAAACAATTAGCAGGTATTGAAGGAGAACCTAAATTAGTACATCTTGAACCAGAAAAAAGTTGGCGAGAAATTATATTTGGCTCATTTTCACAAGTTGCACAAGTTGTTGATTCTTGGCAACTAAGCAATCAATTACAAGGCATTCCTCTTTGGCTAATGCCTAAACCTTAA
- a CDS encoding IPT/TIG domain-containing protein: MGKRKIKLIALFSILLCWVSLVYAFSSGPPPSNTGAPGESNCSSCHRGSNPTGNVRIEGLPQAYVAGTRYNLTVTVSETGKQRWGFQITAIRDDGSAAGTFMITDSSMTQMSSGSPGGRSRMYIQHSPNGTQRGKRDTASFKFDWVAPTSDVGRITFFVAGNAANNDGSSGNDNIYLANVAIMAGSNVPAPTLTSLNPISGPAAGGTEITLTGTNFVTGATVTIDTTRVNATFDNARNLRVVTPPHAPGTVDITVTNPDGQVARLRNSFTYEAVQLPAPSISNISPNMGPTSGGTMVTIMGTNFAAGASVVVGSRQATMVNITETQITAITQPNNPGTVNVVVTNPDGQVSTLPGGFTFVGEPVGGMVQLLSPNGGEVLSSGGAAFTINWMVMSGASATQRLELSTDGGQTFSTMIMDNLDATETSFEFAVPPGINTTNARIRISVIENGAVTSDTSDGNFRILPAPTITNVAPTVTSSIKLKITGTMFQSGAVIEVNGAAIPSTKFKSATSLIGKKVDRNLAGQQIKVRVRNPDGTISLERLITP; this comes from the coding sequence ATGGGCAAAAGAAAAATAAAATTAATAGCTTTATTTTCTATTCTTTTATGTTGGGTAAGCTTAGTTTACGCCTTTTCTTCTGGGCCGCCGCCCTCTAATACTGGCGCACCAGGAGAGTCTAATTGTAGTAGCTGTCATCGTGGATCAAACCCTACGGGGAATGTAAGAATTGAAGGTCTTCCACAAGCATATGTAGCAGGAACTCGTTATAACTTAACGGTTACTGTTTCTGAAACAGGTAAACAACGCTGGGGATTTCAAATTACAGCTATTAGAGATGATGGTTCTGCCGCAGGTACATTTATGATTACTGATTCTAGTATGACACAAATGTCTAGCGGGTCGCCTGGTGGTAGAAGCAGAATGTATATACAACACAGTCCTAATGGAACTCAACGAGGCAAACGCGATACAGCAAGCTTTAAGTTTGATTGGGTTGCTCCTACTAGTGATGTAGGCCGAATTACTTTCTTTGTTGCTGGAAATGCTGCAAATAATGATGGTTCATCTGGCAATGATAATATTTATTTAGCTAATGTTGCAATTATGGCAGGTAGCAATGTCCCTGCACCTACTTTGACTAGCCTTAATCCTATTAGTGGCCCGGCTGCTGGTGGTACAGAAATAACTTTAACAGGTACTAACTTTGTTACAGGCGCAACTGTTACTATTGATACTACTAGAGTTAATGCTACATTTGATAATGCTAGAAATTTAAGAGTAGTAACTCCACCACATGCACCCGGTACAGTAGATATAACAGTTACTAATCCAGATGGTCAAGTTGCAAGACTACGTAATAGTTTTACTTATGAAGCTGTTCAACTTCCTGCACCTTCTATTTCTAATATTAGTCCAAATATGGGGCCAACCTCTGGCGGCACTATGGTGACAATAATGGGTACTAACTTTGCGGCTGGTGCTAGTGTAGTTGTTGGGTCGCGTCAAGCTACAATGGTTAATATTACTGAAACTCAAATTACTGCTATTACTCAACCAAATAACCCTGGAACAGTAAATGTTGTTGTTACTAACCCAGATGGTCAAGTTAGCACTCTACCAGGTGGCTTTACCTTTGTTGGAGAACCTGTAGGTGGAATGGTGCAACTACTTAGTCCAAATGGAGGAGAAGTTCTTAGTTCTGGTGGCGCAGCATTTACAATTAATTGGATGGTGATGAGTGGTGCAAGTGCTACACAACGATTAGAGCTTTCTACTGATGGTGGACAAACATTTAGCACAATGATTATGGATAATTTAGATGCTACAGAAACATCTTTTGAGTTTGCTGTCCCACCAGGTATTAATACAACTAATGCACGTATCCGAATTAGTGTAATAGAAAATGGTGCTGTTACATCTGATACAAGCGACGGGAATTTCCGTATCTTACCTGCTCCAACTATTACTAATGTTGCTCCAACTGTAACAAGCAGTATCAAGCTAAAAATTACTGGTACAATGTTCCAATCAGGTGCAGTGATTGAAGTTAATGGTGCAGCTATTCCTAGCACTAAATTTAAGTCTGCTACTAGTTTAATAGGTAAAAAAGTAGATAGAAATTTAGCAGGACAACAAATAAAAGTAAGGGTACGTAATCCTGATGGTACTATTTCATTGGAAAGATTAATAACACCTTAA